From the Thermovirga lienii DSM 17291 genome, one window contains:
- a CDS encoding Cupin 2 conserved barrel domain protein (PFAM: Cupin domain~InterPro IPR013096~KEGG: cyt:cce_2077 hypothetical protein~PFAM: Cupin 2 conserved barrel domain protein~SPTR: Putative uncharacterized protein), with protein MKKGNFYLMPEGEKGQEIIEKLLENQAMWIERITSFGSKTPEGVWYDQDTDEWVLLVKGRAQLEFEDGFLLDLNEGDWVFIPAGERHRVTYTSFDPSCLWLAIHMKKPGERP; from the coding sequence ATGAAAAAGGGTAATTTCTACTTGATGCCGGAGGGAGAGAAGGGGCAGGAGATAATAGAAAAGCTTTTGGAAAATCAAGCCATGTGGATTGAGCGCATAACGTCCTTCGGCAGCAAGACTCCAGAAGGCGTGTGGTATGATCAGGATACGGACGAATGGGTGCTCCTCGTAAAGGGGAGGGCGCAGTTAGAGTTTGAAGACGGCTTCCTATTGGATCTGAATGAGGGCGACTGGGTGTTTATCCCCGCTGGTGAAAGGCACAGAGTTACCTATACATCTTTTGACCCTTCTTGCCTGTGGCTTGCAATTCACATGAAAAAGCCTGGTGAAAGGCCTTGA